A region from the Gossypium hirsutum isolate 1008001.06 chromosome A08, Gossypium_hirsutum_v2.1, whole genome shotgun sequence genome encodes:
- the LOC107934299 gene encoding uncharacterized protein, translated as MEEVKSAKNAPPTHDPNPTQQPPPQQPPSKKRSLDNCNDFKNSKFFKMRRLLKDLRPHFIDVLRTPDFRNSKAANEIKENMKLLVELYKQVMAETVPIEKCNNAAVNQQVPSESGMKQNPEEQPQLVKPAISSENNAFQSSSVLDKQQSENGEPPGSYIVGGSAFGWNFITFMGNKPVYYEVTKELFRSAQASLGE; from the exons ATGGAAGAGGTAAAATCAGCCAAGAATGCACCACCGACCCACGATCCAAATCCTACGCAACAACCTCCTCCGCAACAGCCACCTAGCAAGAAAAGATCTCTAGACAACTGCAACGACTTCAAAAACTCCAAGTTTTTCAAGATGCGACGTCTCCTCAAAGATCTTCGCCCTCATTTCATCGAT GTTCTTCGAACGCCTGATTTTCGAAATTCTAAGGCTGCCAACGAAATTAAAGAAA ATATGAAGCTTTTGGTGGAGTTATACAAGCAGGTAATGGCTGAAACAGTTCCCATAGAGAAATGTAATAATGCAGCAGTAAACCAACAAGTGCCAAGTGAATCTGGAATGAAGCAGAACCCAGAAGAGCAGCCGCAACTTGTTAAGCCGGCAATATCTTCCGAAAACAATGCTTTTCAGTCAAGTAGTGTCTTAGATAAACAACAATCCGAAAATGGTGAACCTCCCGGGTCATATATTGTTGGGGGATCAGCATTCGGGTGGAACTTTATCACCTTTATGGGTAACAAACCAGTCTATTATGAAGTAACCAAGGAATTATTTCGTAGTGCTCAAGCAAGTTTAGGTGAGTGA